One stretch of Malus domestica chromosome 14, GDT2T_hap1 DNA includes these proteins:
- the LOC139191111 gene encoding uncharacterized mitochondrial protein AtMg00300-like — protein MVKELIGVRYVPNLKKNLISLGTLEAKGFRFHSDGQTLKVTYDALVVMKAPRCGHLYLLQGSSVTGEAYVVSENIGTSDSDTTRLWHMRLGHAGEKALQGLVKKGLLKGSTTCKLDFCEHCILGKQARVKFGTTIHQTKGILDYVHLDV, from the coding sequence atggttaaagagttgataGGTGTTCGATATGTACCgaatttaaagaaaaatcttATCTCTTTAGGAACTTTAGAAGCCAagggcttcaggtttcattcagatgggcagacattgaaagttacttatgatgcacttgttgtgatgaaagctcctcgaTGTGGTCATTTGTATCTATTGCAAGGAAGCAGCGTGACAGGTGAAGCGTATGTAGTCTCAGAAAATATaggcacatctgattcagatactactagactatggcatatgagattaggccatgccggtgagaaagctctacaagggcttgtgaaaaaaggtcttctaaaaggttccacgacttgtaagcttgatttctgcgagcattgtaTCTTGGGGAAACAagctagagtgaagtttggtactacaatacatcagacgaagggcattcttgattatgtgcatttaGATGTTTGA